DNA sequence from the Nocardioides plantarum genome:
TCGCTCAACCGCGGGCCTCCGCGACATGACCCACTCCCAACCTAGGACCCAGAATGACCGGCATCCGCCACCCCCGCACCCGCCTGACCCTCACCGCCCTCCTCGCCGCTCTGCTGGCGATCTGCACGATGACCACGGCCTTCCTCACCGCCCCGGCCCAGGCCGCAGGGAGCGTGACGATCCGGCCCGAGAGCCTGCCCCGCGGGGCCGAGGTCCGGGGCGCCCACCTGGCCTCCGCGGGCAGCAAGACGATCATCGACGGCGACGTGAAGGTCACCGTCCGGGGGGACTACGTCCACCTGTTCGGCAAGTCCGGCACGTCGTACGTCGTGTACGTGGTGCGCGGCCAGGTCTCCTCCGTCGTGCGCGTCGGTCCCGGTGGCAGCGAGCGCGTCGTCGCGGCGGACGCCGGCGTGGGCGGCCCCCGCCTGGCCTCCGACGGCGGTCTGCTCGCGGTCACTCGGTCGGCCAACGCCACCCGCACCAAGATCGACGTGATCAAGGTCAGCACGGGCCGCACCGTGCTCAGCCGCACGTTCTCCGGCGCCAAGTCGGTCCTCGACATCCGCGGCAGCCGTGCGATCCTCGCCAGCGGCGGTAGCGGCGTCCTCGGCACCTACAGCTGGAACCTCAGCACCGGCCGGAGCACGCTGCTCACCCGCCGCTCCGGTTCGGCCGCCGACCTGCGCACCGGCCTGCTGGCGACCTACGACAAGGACCCCTACGACGGCGGATGCTCGATCCTGACGACCATCGCGCAGCCGTCGAAGACGCTGTGGAGGTCGTGCAGCGAGCGGGTCGGGTCCTTCTCGCCCGACGGCCGACGGATCTCCACCCTCTACATCCTCAGCGACAGCCTCGGGCCCGCCGTGGTCCACACCCGCAGCATCCACGGCTACCTGCTGGCGTCGTACAAGGTCGACGGCGGCTACTCCGCCGGGGAGAGCTGGGAGTCGGACAAGGTGCTCCTGCTCGGCGCCTACGGGCACGACAAGGCGGCCACGGTGCGGTGCACCGGCAGCACCTGCGTGCGCGCCACGGCGTTGGCCGACGTCCCGACCTACTGAGGAGGACCTGCGGGCCCAGCGTCCCGACCACCCGGCAATCCCCGCTACTCCCGTCCCGTCTCGAACGGGACGGGAGCAGCGGGCGCTGAGCTGTACGCACCGGATGTGGAGGCTCGTCAGGGGAGACCGTCGCTGTCGATCGCTTATGGTCGCGGGGTGGCAGCCATCGAGGCGAGCGACCTCGCCATCAGCTACGGCGACCTGCGCGCCGTCGACGGGGTGTCGTTCGAGGTCGCCGAAGGTGAGTTCTTCGGCCTGCTCGGACCCAACGGCGCCGGCAAGACCACGACCCTGGAGATGATCGAGGGTCTGCGCCGGCCCGACTCCGGCAGCGTGCGTGTGCTCGGCGAGCCGGTCTGGCCACGCAACGCCGCCCTGCTCCCGCGCATCGGCGTCCAGCTGCAGGCCTCGGCGTTCTTCGAGCGGCTGACCGCCCGCGAGCAGCTGCGCACCTTCGCCTCCTTGTACGGCGTCCCCGCGACCGCCGCCGACGATTGGCTCGAGCGGGTCGGTCTGGTCGACAAGGCCGGCGCCCGGGTCGAGGACCTCTCCGGTGGCCAGGCGCAACGGCTCTCGATCGCCTGTGCGCTGGTGCACGACCCCGAGCTGGTCTTCCTCGACGAGCCCACCGCGGCACTTGACCCCCAGGCGCGCCGCAACCTGTGGGACCTGCTGTCCGGACTCACCGAGTCGGGGCGCACCGTGGTGCTCACCACCCACTACATGGACGAGGCCGAGATCCTCTGCGACCGCGTCGCGATCATCGACCGTGGCCGGATCCTGCAGTGCGACACCCCCGCCGCCCTGGTGCGCGGGCTCGACGCGCCGGCCAGGGTCACCGTCGGACCCGGCCAGCTCACCCTCGACGAGGCCCGGGCGATCGAGGGCGTGGACAACGCCACCGAGTCGGTCGACGGCACCGTGCTCACGACCCGGACCCCCGCCCCACTGCTCGGCCGCCTCGCCGCGCAGGACCGCCTCGACGGCGTACGCGTGCAGACCGGCACCCTCGAGGACGTCTTCCTCGACCTCACCGGGCGGGAGTACCGCGCATGAGCGCGTTCACCGCCCTGAGCCTGGCGAACCTCAAGGGCTTCACCCGCGACAAGGCGGCGGTGTTCTTCTCGCTCGTCTTCCCGCTGATGTTCCTGGTGCTGTTCGGCGGCGTCCTCGCCGACCAGTCGCAGTCCGAGATCGAGATGGTCCAGGTCGGCGACGTCGCCCTGGTCGACGAGATGCCCGCGCAGGCCCGCGCGGCGTTCGACCAGACCTTCGACGTCACCCGGGCCGACAGCCTCGCGGACGCGCTCGACGAGGTGCGCAAGGGCGACGCGGACGTCGCGATCGAGATGAGGGGCGACACCCTGGTCGCGCACTACACGCAGACCGACCAGGTCAAGGCAGGCATCACGCAGGGCACGCTGCGGTCCTTCGTCGACGGGGCCAACGTCGCAGCGAGCGGCGCCCCACCGGCGTACTCCTTCACCGCCGACCGGGTCGAGGACGACTCGCTGTCGACCATCCAGTTCGTCACCCCCGGCCTGCTCGGCTGGGCGGTGGCGATGAGCGCGGCGTTCGGGGCGGCGGCGACCATCCAGGGCTGGCGGCAGAGCAAGCTGATCCGGCGCCTCCAGCTCGCGCCGGTCTCCACGCGCACCGTCGTCGCGGCCCGGATCACCGTCGCGGTCGCGATCGCCCTGGTGCAGCTCGCGGTCTTCCTCGGGCTCGGCGTGGCGGCGTTCGGCCTGACCCTGACCGGCTCGTGGTTGATGGTGGTCCCGATGCTGGTGGTCGGCACCCTGTGCTTCATGGCCGTCGGCCTGCTGGCCGGCGCGCTGACCACCACCACCGAGGGCGCGGTCAACGCGGCCAACTTCCTGGTGCTGCCGATGGCGTTCCTGTCGGGGTCGTTCTTCTCCCTCGACGGCGCCCCCGCCTGGCTTCGCACCGTCTCCGACCTGCTGCCGCTCAAGCACCTCAACGAGGGGATGCTCGACGTGATGGTGCGCGGCGAGGGACCGGCCGCTGCCTTGCCAGCGATCGGGATCCTGGCCGGGTTCGCGATCGTAGTGACCTTGATCGCCGCGCGGTTGTTCCGGTGGGACGCGGCCTGAACGCCCGGCTCAGCAATGCCCAGTGAGGTAGACGAGCGTGGTGCCGTCGTCGGCCTGCCAGACGCCTGCGTTCCACATCTCGTGCTTGCCCAGCTGCTTCGTGGTCGGCCGACCGGAGATGACGTGCGGCCGTACGTCAGCCCAACGGACCCGCGCCTCGTTCTCGGAGAACCACTCGAACTGTCCGGTGCTGTACATGTCCAGGACGAGCCCGGCGCCGGACCCGATCAACTCGTCCGCGACCGAGGGCGTGGCTCTGGTCCCTCGACGTGAGTACGCCCGCCCATCGGCACCGGTGATCTGGCCCCGGCCGGTGTGCTCAGGCAACTGAACCTCCCGCAGGTCGACCTTCATGGCTTC
Encoded proteins:
- a CDS encoding ABC transporter ATP-binding protein, which gives rise to MAAIEASDLAISYGDLRAVDGVSFEVAEGEFFGLLGPNGAGKTTTLEMIEGLRRPDSGSVRVLGEPVWPRNAALLPRIGVQLQASAFFERLTAREQLRTFASLYGVPATAADDWLERVGLVDKAGARVEDLSGGQAQRLSIACALVHDPELVFLDEPTAALDPQARRNLWDLLSGLTESGRTVVLTTHYMDEAEILCDRVAIIDRGRILQCDTPAALVRGLDAPARVTVGPGQLTLDEARAIEGVDNATESVDGTVLTTRTPAPLLGRLAAQDRLDGVRVQTGTLEDVFLDLTGREYRA
- a CDS encoding ABC transporter permease, with protein sequence MSAFTALSLANLKGFTRDKAAVFFSLVFPLMFLVLFGGVLADQSQSEIEMVQVGDVALVDEMPAQARAAFDQTFDVTRADSLADALDEVRKGDADVAIEMRGDTLVAHYTQTDQVKAGITQGTLRSFVDGANVAASGAPPAYSFTADRVEDDSLSTIQFVTPGLLGWAVAMSAAFGAAATIQGWRQSKLIRRLQLAPVSTRTVVAARITVAVAIALVQLAVFLGLGVAAFGLTLTGSWLMVVPMLVVGTLCFMAVGLLAGALTTTTEGAVNAANFLVLPMAFLSGSFFSLDGAPAWLRTVSDLLPLKHLNEGMLDVMVRGEGPAAALPAIGILAGFAIVVTLIAARLFRWDAA